The nucleotide sequence CGTCCACGACGATCACGGTCCGGCCCTCGACCGGGACCCGTGTGCGGCCCTGGCGGAACCGGCGCGCCTTGCGGGCCAGCTCCTCCCGCTCGATCCGCTCCACCTCGGCGAGGTCCTCCTGGTCGGCCCGGCTCATCCGGACGATCGCCTCATGGACGACCCGTACATCGCCCTCGCCGATGGCGCCGAACCCCAGCTCCCGGTGGAAGGGGACGCCGAGCTTACGGACGATGATCACGTCCAGGGGCGCATGGAGCGTCCGGGCCACCTCGAAGGCCACCGGCACCCCGCCCCGCGGCAGCCCGAGCACGACCGGTTCGGCGTCGCCCAAGGGGCGCAGCGCCTCGCCGAGGCGCTGCCCGGCGTCCACCCGGTCGGTGAAGATCATGGACTCACCCCCGCTGCTCAGGACTCTTCTGCGAAGCAAGCCGACGGTTACGAATCAAGCCGACGATTGGCCCGTCCGCAAACCGGCGGCCCCCGGCCGACGGCCAGGGCTCGCGAATGCGGCGGACTCCGGCACCCTGGAGGTATGGAGAACGCCACAGGCCCGGGCGAGTCCGGATACCCCGTCTTCGTCGAGTCATTCGACACCGACAGCCGCTACCGGCGGGTGCGGCTGCGCGGCCTGGGCTGCGAACCACTCGAACCGGAGGAGTTCGAGCCGCGCGTCCGGCAGGTCTTCCCCGATATCGACCTCGACGACCCGGCCCAGGTCCACTGGGCGGACCGGCCCGGGCAGTGGCCGCCCTGGCATCCGGGCGAGGCATGACCGTCCTGGTCGGCACCTCGGGATGGCAGTACCGGGACTGGCGCGGCGATCTCTACCCGGAGGGCTGTCCGCAGCGGTTGTGGCTCGAGGAGTACACCCACGCCTTCGACACGGTGGAGAGCAACAACGCCTTCTACCGGCTGCCCTCGTACGACCAGTTCGCCACCTGGCGGGAGCGCCTTCCCGAGGGCTTTGTGATGGCGCTCAAGGCGAGCCGGTACCTCACCCACATCAAGCGGCTGCGCGATCCGGACGAGCCGGTGGCGCGGCTGATGTCCCATGCGGCCGGGCTCGGCGACCGGCTGGGCCCCGTGCTGCTGCAGCTGCCGCCCACCCTGCGGGCCGACGGCGAGCTGCTGGACCGCTGCCTGCGCCGCTTCCCCGCCGGGACGCGGGTGGCCGTCGAACCGCGGCACACCTCCTGGTGGACGGAGGAGATCCGCGCGGTGCTGGAGCGCCGCGCGG is from Streptomyces hygroscopicus and encodes:
- a CDS encoding phosphoribosyltransferase — encoded protein: MIFTDRVDAGQRLGEALRPLGDAEPVVLGLPRGGVPVAFEVARTLHAPLDVIIVRKLGVPFHRELGFGAIGEGDVRVVHEAIVRMSRADQEDLAEVERIEREELARKARRFRQGRTRVPVEGRTVIVVDDGIATGATAQAACRVARVQGAARVVLAVPVAPPDAVTTLREDADEVVALSTPSDFAAVGEWYEDFSQTADDEVVELLSRSTGETGEAHPGR
- a CDS encoding histidine kinase — translated: MTVLVGTSGWQYRDWRGDLYPEGCPQRLWLEEYTHAFDTVESNNAFYRLPSYDQFATWRERLPEGFVMALKASRYLTHIKRLRDPDEPVARLMSHAAGLGDRLGPVLLQLPPTLRADGELLDRCLRRFPAGTRVAVEPRHTSWWTEEIRAVLERRAAALCWADSGSRPVTPLWRTTGWGYVRFHGGLARPAPHYGRQALDTWARRIRDTWPPEARVYAYFNNDTGGAAVHDAAVFARAVARAGRPVSAAPAR